One genomic window of Bombus fervidus isolate BK054 chromosome 14, iyBomFerv1, whole genome shotgun sequence includes the following:
- the Rga gene encoding CCR4-NOT transcription complex subunit regena isoform X1 encodes MANLNFEQPPRSIANASLISRTGGGGGLNSSTLTGHVTPTSSMFSGSSASTSSSVNSAVVVTNVYPGASGAGGGQNSHQSQQQQLSPMGTRGLFGQRAFTDRRTMPALGTSNPMASMGTFGIPQSRNYGSQINNFHSVFGSGGGGDTSTPPLLDLSEFPSLTNRGQGDSMPQPSPMPGKQPYVGMVKQPTSESSEFTMSSEDFPALPGTQNREGPSPGGSVSGDKNIPVGLGPEIGQDILQANRAPGSEKSQLTKRGVQIFPDGKVLNLPTSMIQDQFGVVGLLTFIKAADTDPDLVSLALGYDLTSLGLDLTSGDSIHQNFAGPWTEIPCRPQDIDFHVPPEYLINAAIRDKLAPVKLNRYKDDLLFYMFYTNIGDMMQLAAAAELYTREWRYHMEEKVWITQAPGLGLVEKTSTYERGTYYYFDAQSWRKVAKEFHLEYTKLESRPILPPNFYLNQP; translated from the exons ATGGCTAACTTGAACTTTGAACAACCACCACGCAGTATTGCGAACGCAAGCCTTATATCGCGCACAGGTGGTGGGGGGGGCTTAAATTCATCAACCCTTACGGGTCATGTCACACCTACCTCGAGCATGTTCTCAGGCTCATCTGCAAGCACTTCCAGTTCGGTTAACTCTGCGGTAGTAGTTACTAACGTTTATCCTGGAGCATCAGGAGCAGGAGGTGGGCAAAATAGTCATCAGTCTCAACAGCAGCAGCTCTCTCCTATGGGCACCAGAGGATTGTTTGGGCAGAGAGCTTTTACAGATAGACGTACAATGCCTGCTCTTGG aacaTCAAATCCAATGGCTAGCATGGGCACATTTGGAATACCTCAAAGTCGAAATTACGGATCTCAAATCAATAATTTTCACTCTGTTTTTGGCAGTGGAGGAGGTGGAGATACAAGTACTCCTCCATTGTTGGATCTATCTGAGTTTCCTTCATTAACAAACAGAGGACAGGGTGATTCTATGCCGCAACCTAGTCCTATGCCAGGCAAACAACCTTATG TTGGGATGGTAAAACAACCAACATCTGAATCAAGTGAGTTTACAATGAGTTCTGAGGATTTTCCGGCATTGCCTGGAACACAAAATAGAGAAGGGCCATCGCCAGGTGGAAGTGTTTCTGGAGATAAAAACATACCTGTTGGACTTGGTCCTGAAATTGGACAAGATATATTGCAGGCAAATAGAGCACCAGGATCTGAGAAGTCTCAATTAACTAAAAGAGGTGTACAAATATTTCCTGATG GCAAGGTGCTTAATTTACCAACTAGTATGATACAGGACCAGTTTGGAGTAGTTGGATTATTGACATTTATTAAGGCAGCTGATACAGATCCGGATCTAGTATCTTTGGCATTAGGCTACGATTTAACTTCGTTAGGATTAGATCTTACTTCAGGAGATAGTATTCATCAAAATTTTGCCGGACCTTGGACAGAAATACCATGCCGACCGCAGGATATCGATTTTCACGTACCGCCAGAATACCTTATTAATGCAGCCatcag GGATAAGCTAGCACCAGTTAAGCTAAATCGATACAAAGATGATCtactattttatatgttttatacgaATATTGGTGATATGATGCAATTAGCAGCAGCAGCGGAGtt GTACACTAGAGAGTGGCGATATCATATGGAAGAAAAGGTTTGGATAACGCAAGCACCAGGATTGGGACTTGTAGAAAAAACATCAACATATGAACGCggtacttattattattttgatgcGCAAAGTTGGAGAAAAGTAGcaaaagaatttcatttgGAATATACAAAACTAGAAAGTAGACCTATTCTTCCCCCAAACTTTTACCTAAACCAGCCTTGA
- the Rga gene encoding CCR4-NOT transcription complex subunit regena isoform X2, whose product MANLNFEQPPRSIANASLISRTGGGGGLNSSTLTGHVTPTSSMFSGSSASTSSSVNSAVVVTNVYPGASGAGGGQNSHQSQQQQLSPMGTRGLFGQRAFTDRRTMPALGTSNPMASMGTFGIPQSRNYGSQINNFHSVFGSGGGGDTSTPPLLDLSEFPSLTNRGQGDSMPQPSPMPGKQPYVGMVKQPTSESSEFTMSSEDFPALPGTQNREGPSPGGSVSGDKNIPVGLGPEIGQDILQANRAPGSEKSQLTKRGKVLNLPTSMIQDQFGVVGLLTFIKAADTDPDLVSLALGYDLTSLGLDLTSGDSIHQNFAGPWTEIPCRPQDIDFHVPPEYLINAAIRDKLAPVKLNRYKDDLLFYMFYTNIGDMMQLAAAAELYTREWRYHMEEKVWITQAPGLGLVEKTSTYERGTYYYFDAQSWRKVAKEFHLEYTKLESRPILPPNFYLNQP is encoded by the exons ATGGCTAACTTGAACTTTGAACAACCACCACGCAGTATTGCGAACGCAAGCCTTATATCGCGCACAGGTGGTGGGGGGGGCTTAAATTCATCAACCCTTACGGGTCATGTCACACCTACCTCGAGCATGTTCTCAGGCTCATCTGCAAGCACTTCCAGTTCGGTTAACTCTGCGGTAGTAGTTACTAACGTTTATCCTGGAGCATCAGGAGCAGGAGGTGGGCAAAATAGTCATCAGTCTCAACAGCAGCAGCTCTCTCCTATGGGCACCAGAGGATTGTTTGGGCAGAGAGCTTTTACAGATAGACGTACAATGCCTGCTCTTGG aacaTCAAATCCAATGGCTAGCATGGGCACATTTGGAATACCTCAAAGTCGAAATTACGGATCTCAAATCAATAATTTTCACTCTGTTTTTGGCAGTGGAGGAGGTGGAGATACAAGTACTCCTCCATTGTTGGATCTATCTGAGTTTCCTTCATTAACAAACAGAGGACAGGGTGATTCTATGCCGCAACCTAGTCCTATGCCAGGCAAACAACCTTATG TTGGGATGGTAAAACAACCAACATCTGAATCAAGTGAGTTTACAATGAGTTCTGAGGATTTTCCGGCATTGCCTGGAACACAAAATAGAGAAGGGCCATCGCCAGGTGGAAGTGTTTCTGGAGATAAAAACATACCTGTTGGACTTGGTCCTGAAATTGGACAAGATATATTGCAGGCAAATAGAGCACCAGGATCTGAGAAGTCTCAATTAACTAAAAGAG GCAAGGTGCTTAATTTACCAACTAGTATGATACAGGACCAGTTTGGAGTAGTTGGATTATTGACATTTATTAAGGCAGCTGATACAGATCCGGATCTAGTATCTTTGGCATTAGGCTACGATTTAACTTCGTTAGGATTAGATCTTACTTCAGGAGATAGTATTCATCAAAATTTTGCCGGACCTTGGACAGAAATACCATGCCGACCGCAGGATATCGATTTTCACGTACCGCCAGAATACCTTATTAATGCAGCCatcag GGATAAGCTAGCACCAGTTAAGCTAAATCGATACAAAGATGATCtactattttatatgttttatacgaATATTGGTGATATGATGCAATTAGCAGCAGCAGCGGAGtt GTACACTAGAGAGTGGCGATATCATATGGAAGAAAAGGTTTGGATAACGCAAGCACCAGGATTGGGACTTGTAGAAAAAACATCAACATATGAACGCggtacttattattattttgatgcGCAAAGTTGGAGAAAAGTAGcaaaagaatttcatttgGAATATACAAAACTAGAAAGTAGACCTATTCTTCCCCCAAACTTTTACCTAAACCAGCCTTGA